The proteins below come from a single Carnobacterium divergens DSM 20623 genomic window:
- a CDS encoding N-acetylmuramoyl-L-alanine amidase — translation MEQTTIPRNHKKTFLLFFILLISLTAFATMALANYSTIKIDAAVVNVRTGPGLSYDTMTQIGAGDRVNILEEKNNWYKVRLSNDKIGWVASWLVNNTEISAATNTMGTVTGEKINIRSESNDQAAIIGSVTKGTELTVLYQENGWTQIQYNQQVAWISSKFIDVKPASVQQEAPTTVSTTDEKSASIKTITIRNEEANIRSAPGTTSSLVTTATKGQNFDYVGTSGDWYHIRNDAGIDGYVASWLVDLSADTSSAPLANVSSLAEATVVIDAGHGGDDPGAEASTFYEKEATLKTAQTLAAKLKAVGANVILTRDSDKSVSLRQRPAISNQAKADVFISIHYDSTENANDGSGTTTYYYHERDKALAKIVNDGLANGPLPNNGVRFGDFQVTRENTQPALLLELGYVNNTTDSSMINTDSYREKISNTIVQSLNQYFKK, via the coding sequence ATGGAACAGACAACAATACCGAGGAATCATAAAAAGACTTTTTTACTTTTTTTCATTCTATTAATTAGCCTTACTGCTTTTGCTACAATGGCTTTAGCAAATTATAGTACGATTAAAATTGACGCCGCTGTAGTAAATGTTCGAACTGGACCGGGTTTATCTTATGATACGATGACCCAAATCGGTGCAGGAGATCGAGTCAATATTTTAGAAGAAAAAAACAACTGGTACAAAGTGCGTTTAAGCAATGACAAAATTGGTTGGGTTGCGAGCTGGCTCGTAAATAATACTGAAATCAGTGCTGCTACAAATACCATGGGAACTGTTACCGGAGAAAAAATTAACATTCGCAGTGAAAGCAACGATCAAGCAGCAATCATTGGTTCTGTTACAAAGGGAACAGAATTAACTGTGTTGTATCAAGAAAATGGTTGGACTCAAATTCAATACAATCAACAAGTAGCTTGGATTAGTTCAAAATTTATCGATGTAAAACCAGCTTCTGTTCAACAAGAAGCTCCGACGACTGTTAGTACAACTGATGAGAAATCAGCTTCAATCAAGACCATTACAATTCGAAATGAAGAAGCTAATATTCGAAGTGCACCAGGTACAACGTCTAGTTTAGTAACAACCGCTACTAAAGGTCAAAATTTTGACTATGTTGGAACAAGTGGCGATTGGTACCATATTCGAAATGATGCTGGTATTGATGGGTATGTCGCTAGCTGGTTAGTTGATTTATCTGCTGATACTTCTTCTGCACCACTGGCTAATGTTTCATCGTTAGCAGAAGCGACTGTCGTCATTGACGCAGGACATGGTGGGGATGATCCAGGCGCAGAAGCATCTACCTTTTACGAAAAAGAAGCGACGTTAAAAACCGCTCAAACATTAGCAGCTAAACTAAAAGCTGTCGGTGCGAATGTTATTTTAACGCGTGATTCAGATAAGAGCGTTAGTCTTCGCCAACGTCCAGCTATCAGTAACCAAGCTAAAGCTGACGTCTTTATCAGTATTCATTATGATTCAACGGAAAATGCGAATGATGGAAGCGGAACAACCACGTATTATTACCACGAACGTGACAAAGCACTTGCAAAAATAGTGAATGATGGACTGGCTAATGGTCCGTTGCCTAATAACGGTGTGCGTTTTGGTGATTTCCAAGTAACAAGAGAAAATACGCAACCTGCTCTATTGTTAGAGCTTGGTTATGTGAATAATACGACGGATAGTTCAATGATTAATACAGACAGTTATCGAGAAAAAATTTCAAATACTATTGTTCAATCTTTAAATCAATACTTTAAAAAATAA